From a single Ailuropoda melanoleuca isolate Jingjing chromosome 12, ASM200744v2, whole genome shotgun sequence genomic region:
- the RNF215 gene encoding RING finger protein 215 isoform X4, with protein sequence MDIVDAEQEVPVEGWIAVAYVGKEQVAQFYQESQGSGPQAYPKALVQQLDISQLLLRPVIVLHYSSNVTKLLEALLQRTQATAEITSGESLSANIEWKLTLWTTCGLSKDGYGGWQDLVCLGGSRAQEQKPLQQLWNAILLVAMLLCTGLVVQAQRQASRQSQREPGGQVDLLQHRVLRRLASLKTRRCRLGRAAQAPPEPGAETCAVCLDYFCNKQVSHVPSAHVTWDPQFLTPTECKAGRTSAGLLQVLTTSGGLCSFGQSP encoded by the exons ATGGACATCGTGGATGCTGAGCAAGAGGTGCCCGTAGAAGGCTGGATTGCAGTGGCATACGTGGGCAAGGAGCAGGTGGCCCAGTTCTACCAGGAGAGTCAGGGCAGTGGCCCGCAGGCCTATCCCAAGGCCCTGGTCCAGCAG CTAGACATATCACAGCTTCTGCTCAGGCCAGTGATTGTCCTCCATTACTCTTCCAATGTCACCAAGCTGTTGGAGGCACTGCTGCA GAGGACTCAGGCTACAGCTGAGATCACCAGTGGAGAGTCGCTGTCAGCCAACATCGAGTGGAAGCTGACCCTGTGGACCACCTGTGGCCTCTCCAAGGATGGCTACGGAGGATGGCAGGACTTGGTGTGCCTGGGAGGCAGTCGGGCCCAGGAGCAG aagCCCCTGCAGCAGCTGTGGAACGCCATCCTGCTGGTGGCCATGCTCCTGTGCACAGGCCTCGTGGTGCAGGCCCAGCGGCAGGCGTCAAGGCAGAGCCAGCGGGAGCCTGGAGGCCAG GTGGATCTGCTCCAGCACCGGGTGCTGCGGAGACTGGCATCTCTGAAGACCCGGCGCTGCCGTCTGGGCAGGGCAGCACAGGCCCCCCCTGAACCCGGTGCCGAGACCTGCGCCGTGTGTCTGGATTACTTCTGCAACAAGCAG gTCTCCCACGTCCCATCAGCTCACGTCACTTGGGACCCACAGTTCCTGACACCCACTGAGTGCAAAGCAGGAAGAACCAGTGCTGGCCTGCTCCAAGTCCTGACTACCTCTGGCGGGCTGTGCAGCTTTGGGCAATCTCCttaa
- the CCDC157 gene encoding coiled-coil domain-containing protein 157 isoform X1 produces MAHLLGSQSCMDSLRKDLTDLQGAIVDVFSRAGPVRFPSWKFPDRVACDLDMVALLEHYDHVPGDPEFTQLSHAVLLELVIDRLLLLLQSCTSYLENLGSEQTVPPTRAVGPCMSVGLTVRRFWNSLLRLGVIYQQAAPQERVNQGESLTSKPTAKGEPARSPEFVTAKFLKPPSLTPGLPQTCQELDSLPVRVSPQCPARTAKNSRSIHSQTVETALVPCDACTSVQGSLREVGKVLISLCQSQNLPSSLCQFQQLVQDSMGLRPLPAATMGHWAAEQSKDLTRLSKHVGALTQLVGPLRAQLEEAEGQKEGLKQQVGQLEQALQQEQGKQRRQADEAARQLAECERHKQQLRTETRDLKTKVATLEGELKQQQESMQAVETKARQLQEEAERGAEAERQVRQLEGQVRLLTGQLDGASQQIRWASTELDKEKARVDSMVRHQELPCPPALAQSLQSKQRALLQQLDRLDQEHEELRGSLDEAEAQRAEAEEQLQSVQSERKQGQSQLLAQQELLQSLQREKQGLEQATTDLQLTVSELERELVELRERERLLVAFPDLHRPIEAQIPSSSNVTDDMERQVQANDIRIQVLQEENGRLRSMLSKIREAAQQGSLKLIPQDQLWAPPSKGIQGSVPLAQAQKASPGPLGRRHLPSSRTASAGRTLPCQLQASPPQQSCSQPGRSSLENMTHSTNCAQNPIRALARLRRRLSPGQGQASPAYQPQERPM; encoded by the exons ATGGCGCACTTGCTGGGCAGCCAGTCCTGCATGGACAGTCTGCGCAAGGACCTTACCGACCTGCAGGGCGCCATCGTGGACGTGTTCTCTCGCGCCGGGCCTGTGCGCTTCCCCTCCTGGAAGTTCCCTGACCGCGTGGCCTGCGACCTGGACATGGTGGCCCTGCTAGAGCATTATGACCACGTGCCAGGTGACCCCGAGTTCACGCAGCTGTCCCATGCTGTTCTGCTGGAGCTGGTCATCGACAG gctcctgctgctgcttcagAGCTGCACAAGCTACCTGGAGAACCTTGGTTCGGAGCAGACAGTGCCCCCTACCCGGGCTGTGGGGCCCTGCATGTCCGTGGGTCTCACAGTGCGGCGCTTCTGGAACAGCCTGCTGAGGCTGGGCGTGATCTACCAGCAGGCAGCCCCCCAG GAAAGGGTAAACCAAGGGGAGAGCCTCACCTCCAAGCCCACAGCCAAGGgcgagccagccaggagccctgaatTTGTGACTGCCAAGTTCCTGAAGCCACCCTCCCTGACGCCAGGCTTGCCCCAGACCTGCCAAGAGCTGGACAGCCTCCCCGTCAGAGTCTCCCCACAGTGTCCAGCCAGGACTGCCAAGAACAGTAGGAGCATTCACTCCCAGACGGTGGAGACGGCCCTGGTGCCCTGCGACGCGTGCACCAGCGTCCAGGGCAGCCTGCGGGAGGTGGGCAAGGTGCTCATCAGCCTGTGTCAGAGCCAGAACTTGCCCTCGTCCTTATGCCAGTTCCAGCAGCTGGTGCAGGACAGCATGGGCCTCAGGCCGCTGCCGGCCGCCACCATGGGCCACTGGGCAGCAGAGCAGAGCAAAGACCTGACACGCCTCAGTAAGCACGTGGGGGCCCTCACTCAGCTTGTTGGGCCACTTAGGGCCCAGCTGGAGGaggcggaggggcagaaggaaggactGAAGCAGCAGGTGGGCCAGCTGGAGCAGGCACTGCAGCAGGAGCAGGGCAAGCAGCGGCGACAGGCGGACGAGGCCGCGCGGCAGCTGGCAGAGTGCGAGCGCCACAAGCAGCAGCTGCGCACAG AAACACGTGACCTGAAGACGAAGGTGGCCACCCTAGAGGGGGAGCTGAAGCAGCAACAGGAGTCCATGCAGGCCGTGG AGACAAAGGCCCGGCAGCTTCAAGAGGAGGCCGAGCGCGGGGCGGAGGCCGAGAGGCAGGTGCGGCAGCTGGAGGGGCAGGTGCGGCTGCTGACAGGGCAGCTGGACGGGGCCAGTCAGCAGATCCGCTGggccagcacagagctggacaagGAGAAGGCCCGCGTTGACAGCATGGTCCGCCACCAGGAG CTTCCCTGCCCGCCCGCCCTGGCTCAGTCCCTGCAGTCCAAACAGCGAGCCCTGCTGCAGCAGCTGGACAGGCTGGACCAGGAGCATGAGGAGCTGCGGGGCAGCCTGGACGAGGCTGAGGCCCAACGGGCCGAGGCGGAAGAGCAGCTGCAGAGTGTTCAGAGCGAGAGGAAGCAAGGGCAGAGCCAGCTCCTGGCCCAGCAG GAGCTGCTGCAGAGCCTGCAACGGGAGAAGCAAGGCCTGGAGCAGGCCACGACAGATCTGCAGCTGACCGTATCGGAGCTGGAACGCGAGCTCGTGGAGCTAAGGGAGCGGGAGCGGCTGCTGGTGGCCTTCCCGGACCTGCACAGACCCATCGAGGCCCAGATCCCAA GCTCCAGCAATGTTACAGATGACATGGAGAGGCAGGTACAGGCCAACGACATCCGCATCCAGGTCCTGCAGGAGGAGAATGGGCGGCTCCGATCTATGCTGTCCAAAATCCGGGAGGCAGCCCAACAGGGGAGCCTCAAG CTGATCCCGCAGGACCAGCTCTGGGCCCCTCCCAGCAAGGGAATCCAGGGATCAGTGCCCCTGGCCCAGGCCCAGAAGGCTTCCCCAGG GCCCCTGGGCAGGCGGCACCTGCCTAGCAGCAGGACAGCCAGCGCGGGCAGGACCCTACCATGCCAGCTCCAGGCATCCCCACCTCAGCAGTCCTGCAGTCAGCCGGGCAGGTCCTCCCTGGAAAACATGacccactcaaccaactgtgctcAGAACCCCATCCGGGCCTTGGCCAGGCTGAGGAGGAGACTGTCACCAGGCCAgggccaggccagccctgcaTACCAGCCCCAGGAGCGGCCCATGTAG
- the RNF215 gene encoding RING finger protein 215 isoform X1, whose protein sequence is MDIVDAEQEVPVEGWIAVAYVGKEQVAQFYQESQGSGPQAYPKALVQQMRRALFLGASALLLLILNHNVVRELDISQLLLRPVIVLHYSSNVTKLLEALLQRTQATAEITSGESLSANIEWKLTLWTTCGLSKDGYGGWQDLVCLGGSRAQEQKPLQQLWNAILLVAMLLCTGLVVQAQRQASRQSQREPGGQVDLLQHRVLRRLASLKTRRCRLGRAAQAPPEPGAETCAVCLDYFCNKQVSHVPSAHVTWDPQFLTPTECKAGRTSAGLLQVLTTSGGLCSFGQSP, encoded by the exons ATGGACATCGTGGATGCTGAGCAAGAGGTGCCCGTAGAAGGCTGGATTGCAGTGGCATACGTGGGCAAGGAGCAGGTGGCCCAGTTCTACCAGGAGAGTCAGGGCAGTGGCCCGCAGGCCTATCCCAAGGCCCTGGTCCAGCAG ATGCGGAGGGCACTCTTCCTGGGAGCTtctgctctgctcctcctcaTCTTGAACCACAACGTGGTCCGAGAG CTAGACATATCACAGCTTCTGCTCAGGCCAGTGATTGTCCTCCATTACTCTTCCAATGTCACCAAGCTGTTGGAGGCACTGCTGCA GAGGACTCAGGCTACAGCTGAGATCACCAGTGGAGAGTCGCTGTCAGCCAACATCGAGTGGAAGCTGACCCTGTGGACCACCTGTGGCCTCTCCAAGGATGGCTACGGAGGATGGCAGGACTTGGTGTGCCTGGGAGGCAGTCGGGCCCAGGAGCAG aagCCCCTGCAGCAGCTGTGGAACGCCATCCTGCTGGTGGCCATGCTCCTGTGCACAGGCCTCGTGGTGCAGGCCCAGCGGCAGGCGTCAAGGCAGAGCCAGCGGGAGCCTGGAGGCCAG GTGGATCTGCTCCAGCACCGGGTGCTGCGGAGACTGGCATCTCTGAAGACCCGGCGCTGCCGTCTGGGCAGGGCAGCACAGGCCCCCCCTGAACCCGGTGCCGAGACCTGCGCCGTGTGTCTGGATTACTTCTGCAACAAGCAG gTCTCCCACGTCCCATCAGCTCACGTCACTTGGGACCCACAGTTCCTGACACCCACTGAGTGCAAAGCAGGAAGAACCAGTGCTGGCCTGCTCCAAGTCCTGACTACCTCTGGCGGGCTGTGCAGCTTTGGGCAATCTCCttaa
- the RNF215 gene encoding RING finger protein 215 isoform X2, protein MDIVDAEQEVPVEGWIAVAYVGKEQVAQFYQESQGSGPQAYPKALVQQMRRALFLGASALLLLILNHNVVRELDISQLLLRPVIVLHYSSNVTKLLEALLQRTQATAEITSGESLSANIEWKLTLWTTCGLSKDGYGGWQDLVCLGGSRAQEQPLQQLWNAILLVAMLLCTGLVVQAQRQASRQSQREPGGQVDLLQHRVLRRLASLKTRRCRLGRAAQAPPEPGAETCAVCLDYFCNKQVSHVPSAHVTWDPQFLTPTECKAGRTSAGLLQVLTTSGGLCSFGQSP, encoded by the exons ATGGACATCGTGGATGCTGAGCAAGAGGTGCCCGTAGAAGGCTGGATTGCAGTGGCATACGTGGGCAAGGAGCAGGTGGCCCAGTTCTACCAGGAGAGTCAGGGCAGTGGCCCGCAGGCCTATCCCAAGGCCCTGGTCCAGCAG ATGCGGAGGGCACTCTTCCTGGGAGCTtctgctctgctcctcctcaTCTTGAACCACAACGTGGTCCGAGAG CTAGACATATCACAGCTTCTGCTCAGGCCAGTGATTGTCCTCCATTACTCTTCCAATGTCACCAAGCTGTTGGAGGCACTGCTGCA GAGGACTCAGGCTACAGCTGAGATCACCAGTGGAGAGTCGCTGTCAGCCAACATCGAGTGGAAGCTGACCCTGTGGACCACCTGTGGCCTCTCCAAGGATGGCTACGGAGGATGGCAGGACTTGGTGTGCCTGGGAGGCAGTCGGGCCCAGGAGCAG CCCCTGCAGCAGCTGTGGAACGCCATCCTGCTGGTGGCCATGCTCCTGTGCACAGGCCTCGTGGTGCAGGCCCAGCGGCAGGCGTCAAGGCAGAGCCAGCGGGAGCCTGGAGGCCAG GTGGATCTGCTCCAGCACCGGGTGCTGCGGAGACTGGCATCTCTGAAGACCCGGCGCTGCCGTCTGGGCAGGGCAGCACAGGCCCCCCCTGAACCCGGTGCCGAGACCTGCGCCGTGTGTCTGGATTACTTCTGCAACAAGCAG gTCTCCCACGTCCCATCAGCTCACGTCACTTGGGACCCACAGTTCCTGACACCCACTGAGTGCAAAGCAGGAAGAACCAGTGCTGGCCTGCTCCAAGTCCTGACTACCTCTGGCGGGCTGTGCAGCTTTGGGCAATCTCCttaa
- the CCDC157 gene encoding coiled-coil domain-containing protein 157 isoform X2: MAHLLGSQSCMDSLRKDLTDLQGAIVDVFSRAGPVRFPSWKFPDRVACDLDMVALLEHYDHVPGDPEFTQLSHAVLLELVIDRLLLLLQSCTSYLENLGSEQTVPPTRAVGPCMSVGLTVRRFWNSLLRLGVIYQQAAPQERVNQGESLTSKPTAKGEPARSPEFVTAKFLKPPSLTPGLPQTCQELDSLPVRVSPQCPARTAKNSRSIHSQTVETALVPCDACTSVQGSLREVGKVLISLCQSQNLPSSLCQFQQLVQDSMGLRPLPAATMGHWAAEQSKDLTRLSKHVGALTQLVGPLRAQLEEAEGQKEGLKQQVGQLEQALQQEQGKQRRQADEAARQLAECERHKQQLRTETRDLKTKVATLEGELKQQQESMQAVETKARQLQEEAERGAEAERQVRQLEGQVRLLTGQLDGASQQIRWASTELDKEKARVDSMVRHQESLQSKQRALLQQLDRLDQEHEELRGSLDEAEAQRAEAEEQLQSVQSERKQGQSQLLAQQELLQSLQREKQGLEQATTDLQLTVSELERELVELRERERLLVAFPDLHRPIEAQIPSSSNVTDDMERQVQANDIRIQVLQEENGRLRSMLSKIREAAQQGSLKLIPQDQLWAPPSKGIQGSVPLAQAQKASPGPLGRRHLPSSRTASAGRTLPCQLQASPPQQSCSQPGRSSLENMTHSTNCAQNPIRALARLRRRLSPGQGQASPAYQPQERPM, translated from the exons ATGGCGCACTTGCTGGGCAGCCAGTCCTGCATGGACAGTCTGCGCAAGGACCTTACCGACCTGCAGGGCGCCATCGTGGACGTGTTCTCTCGCGCCGGGCCTGTGCGCTTCCCCTCCTGGAAGTTCCCTGACCGCGTGGCCTGCGACCTGGACATGGTGGCCCTGCTAGAGCATTATGACCACGTGCCAGGTGACCCCGAGTTCACGCAGCTGTCCCATGCTGTTCTGCTGGAGCTGGTCATCGACAG gctcctgctgctgcttcagAGCTGCACAAGCTACCTGGAGAACCTTGGTTCGGAGCAGACAGTGCCCCCTACCCGGGCTGTGGGGCCCTGCATGTCCGTGGGTCTCACAGTGCGGCGCTTCTGGAACAGCCTGCTGAGGCTGGGCGTGATCTACCAGCAGGCAGCCCCCCAG GAAAGGGTAAACCAAGGGGAGAGCCTCACCTCCAAGCCCACAGCCAAGGgcgagccagccaggagccctgaatTTGTGACTGCCAAGTTCCTGAAGCCACCCTCCCTGACGCCAGGCTTGCCCCAGACCTGCCAAGAGCTGGACAGCCTCCCCGTCAGAGTCTCCCCACAGTGTCCAGCCAGGACTGCCAAGAACAGTAGGAGCATTCACTCCCAGACGGTGGAGACGGCCCTGGTGCCCTGCGACGCGTGCACCAGCGTCCAGGGCAGCCTGCGGGAGGTGGGCAAGGTGCTCATCAGCCTGTGTCAGAGCCAGAACTTGCCCTCGTCCTTATGCCAGTTCCAGCAGCTGGTGCAGGACAGCATGGGCCTCAGGCCGCTGCCGGCCGCCACCATGGGCCACTGGGCAGCAGAGCAGAGCAAAGACCTGACACGCCTCAGTAAGCACGTGGGGGCCCTCACTCAGCTTGTTGGGCCACTTAGGGCCCAGCTGGAGGaggcggaggggcagaaggaaggactGAAGCAGCAGGTGGGCCAGCTGGAGCAGGCACTGCAGCAGGAGCAGGGCAAGCAGCGGCGACAGGCGGACGAGGCCGCGCGGCAGCTGGCAGAGTGCGAGCGCCACAAGCAGCAGCTGCGCACAG AAACACGTGACCTGAAGACGAAGGTGGCCACCCTAGAGGGGGAGCTGAAGCAGCAACAGGAGTCCATGCAGGCCGTGG AGACAAAGGCCCGGCAGCTTCAAGAGGAGGCCGAGCGCGGGGCGGAGGCCGAGAGGCAGGTGCGGCAGCTGGAGGGGCAGGTGCGGCTGCTGACAGGGCAGCTGGACGGGGCCAGTCAGCAGATCCGCTGggccagcacagagctggacaagGAGAAGGCCCGCGTTGACAGCATGGTCCGCCACCAGGAG TCCCTGCAGTCCAAACAGCGAGCCCTGCTGCAGCAGCTGGACAGGCTGGACCAGGAGCATGAGGAGCTGCGGGGCAGCCTGGACGAGGCTGAGGCCCAACGGGCCGAGGCGGAAGAGCAGCTGCAGAGTGTTCAGAGCGAGAGGAAGCAAGGGCAGAGCCAGCTCCTGGCCCAGCAG GAGCTGCTGCAGAGCCTGCAACGGGAGAAGCAAGGCCTGGAGCAGGCCACGACAGATCTGCAGCTGACCGTATCGGAGCTGGAACGCGAGCTCGTGGAGCTAAGGGAGCGGGAGCGGCTGCTGGTGGCCTTCCCGGACCTGCACAGACCCATCGAGGCCCAGATCCCAA GCTCCAGCAATGTTACAGATGACATGGAGAGGCAGGTACAGGCCAACGACATCCGCATCCAGGTCCTGCAGGAGGAGAATGGGCGGCTCCGATCTATGCTGTCCAAAATCCGGGAGGCAGCCCAACAGGGGAGCCTCAAG CTGATCCCGCAGGACCAGCTCTGGGCCCCTCCCAGCAAGGGAATCCAGGGATCAGTGCCCCTGGCCCAGGCCCAGAAGGCTTCCCCAGG GCCCCTGGGCAGGCGGCACCTGCCTAGCAGCAGGACAGCCAGCGCGGGCAGGACCCTACCATGCCAGCTCCAGGCATCCCCACCTCAGCAGTCCTGCAGTCAGCCGGGCAGGTCCTCCCTGGAAAACATGacccactcaaccaactgtgctcAGAACCCCATCCGGGCCTTGGCCAGGCTGAGGAGGAGACTGTCACCAGGCCAgggccaggccagccctgcaTACCAGCCCCAGGAGCGGCCCATGTAG
- the RNF215 gene encoding RING finger protein 215 isoform X3 has translation MDIVDAEQEVPVEGWIAVAYVGKEQVAQFYQESQGSGPQAYPKALVQQMRRALFLGASALLLLILNHNVVRELDISQLLLRPVIVLHYSSNVTKLLEALLQRTQATAEITSGESLSANIEWKLTLWTTCGLSKDGYGGWQDLVCLGGSRAQEQKPLQQLWNAILLVAMLLCTGLVVQAQRQASRQSQREPGGQVDLLQHRVLRRLASLKTRRCRLGRAAQAPPEPGAETCAVCLDYFCNKQWLRVLPCKHEFHRDCVDPWLMLQQTCPLCKFNVLGNRYSDD, from the exons ATGGACATCGTGGATGCTGAGCAAGAGGTGCCCGTAGAAGGCTGGATTGCAGTGGCATACGTGGGCAAGGAGCAGGTGGCCCAGTTCTACCAGGAGAGTCAGGGCAGTGGCCCGCAGGCCTATCCCAAGGCCCTGGTCCAGCAG ATGCGGAGGGCACTCTTCCTGGGAGCTtctgctctgctcctcctcaTCTTGAACCACAACGTGGTCCGAGAG CTAGACATATCACAGCTTCTGCTCAGGCCAGTGATTGTCCTCCATTACTCTTCCAATGTCACCAAGCTGTTGGAGGCACTGCTGCA GAGGACTCAGGCTACAGCTGAGATCACCAGTGGAGAGTCGCTGTCAGCCAACATCGAGTGGAAGCTGACCCTGTGGACCACCTGTGGCCTCTCCAAGGATGGCTACGGAGGATGGCAGGACTTGGTGTGCCTGGGAGGCAGTCGGGCCCAGGAGCAG aagCCCCTGCAGCAGCTGTGGAACGCCATCCTGCTGGTGGCCATGCTCCTGTGCACAGGCCTCGTGGTGCAGGCCCAGCGGCAGGCGTCAAGGCAGAGCCAGCGGGAGCCTGGAGGCCAG GTGGATCTGCTCCAGCACCGGGTGCTGCGGAGACTGGCATCTCTGAAGACCCGGCGCTGCCGTCTGGGCAGGGCAGCACAGGCCCCCCCTGAACCCGGTGCCGAGACCTGCGCCGTGTGTCTGGATTACTTCTGCAACAAGCAG TGGCTCCGGGTGCTGCCCTGTAAGCATGAGTTTCATAGAGACTGTGTGGACCCCTGGCTGATGCTCCAACAGACTTGCCCGCTATGCAAATTCAACGTCCTGG GGAACCGCTACTCAGATGATTAG